ACACAGGCGGGTTCCTTCCAGCGGGCGTCCCCGAATGCCTCGATGGCCTTGAAGCCGCGGCGCAGCAGATCCTTGGCGACGCTCTGCACCAGCACCCGCCCCAGCCCTTGTCCCTGGTAGCCGGGCAGTACGAAGCCGGTCATCAGCTGGACCGCGTCCGGTGAGACCGGGCTCGTCGGGAACGCTGTGGAGCGGGGCACATAGGCGGGCGGGGCGTAGAGCACGAATCCCACCGGCACATCGTCGACGTAGGCGACGCGACCGCACGATCCCCAGTCCAACAGGACGGCGGAGATCCAGGCTTCCTTCTCCACGGCGGGCCTGCCCGCTCTGACCGCGGCCTCGCCACTGACCGGGTC
The sequence above is drawn from the Streptomyces sp. SAT1 genome and encodes:
- a CDS encoding GNAT family N-acetyltransferase: MGRRLLPLTLDNLEDLPQRCRACVFWELDPVSGEAAVRAGRPAVEKEAWISAVLLDWGSCGRVAYVDDVPVGFVLYAPPAYVPRSTAFPTSPVSPDAVQLMTGFVLPGYQGQGLGRVLVQSVAKDLLRRGFKAIEAFGDARWKEPACVLPADHLLAVGFKTVRHHPAHPRLRLELRSTLSWKEDVEMALDRLLGAVQKEPALRPL